Proteins encoded in a region of the Isoalcanivorax pacificus W11-5 genome:
- the fmdA gene encoding formamidase, giving the protein MAETLIKVDLNKSPYDNDGVHNRWHPDIPMAVKVKPGDDFILECHDWTGGQIKNDDSAEDVRDVDLSQVHFLTGPVGVEGAEPGDLLVVDILDIGTFDESQWGFNGFFSKQNGGGFLTDHFPEAQKSIWDFNGMFTRSRHIPGVEFAGLIHPGLIGCLPSKGMLDEWNAREKELYDTEPDRVPGLANLPYADTAHLGKMSKDKVPAAAAEAARTVPPREHGGNCDIKDLSRGSQVYFPVYVKEAGLSVGDLHFSQGDGEITFCGAIEMAGWIHLRVNLIKGGMQKYGIKNPIFKPSKMAPKYDDYLIFEGISVDEDGKQHYLDVHVAYRQACLNAIEYLTKFGYTRAQAYSLLGCAPVQGHISGVVDVPNACATLWLPTDIFEFDVKPNADGPVKHVKGGVDLPLAPDKK; this is encoded by the coding sequence ATGGCGGAAACACTGATCAAGGTCGACCTGAACAAATCCCCGTACGACAACGACGGCGTGCACAACCGCTGGCATCCGGATATCCCGATGGCCGTGAAGGTCAAGCCCGGTGATGACTTTATCCTCGAATGCCACGACTGGACCGGCGGCCAGATCAAGAACGATGACAGCGCCGAGGATGTGCGAGACGTGGATCTTTCGCAGGTCCACTTTCTCACCGGGCCGGTGGGTGTCGAGGGCGCCGAGCCGGGCGATCTGCTGGTGGTGGATATTCTCGATATCGGCACTTTCGATGAGAGCCAGTGGGGTTTCAACGGTTTCTTCTCGAAACAGAACGGCGGCGGCTTTCTCACCGACCATTTTCCGGAAGCACAGAAATCCATCTGGGATTTCAACGGCATGTTCACCAGGTCGCGGCATATCCCCGGCGTCGAGTTTGCCGGCCTGATCCATCCCGGCCTGATTGGCTGCCTGCCATCGAAAGGCATGCTGGATGAATGGAATGCCCGCGAAAAGGAACTCTACGACACCGAGCCGGACCGTGTGCCGGGCCTGGCCAACCTGCCGTATGCCGATACCGCGCACCTGGGCAAGATGAGCAAGGACAAGGTGCCGGCAGCGGCGGCCGAAGCCGCACGTACCGTGCCGCCGCGCGAGCACGGTGGCAACTGCGACATCAAGGACTTGTCGCGCGGTTCGCAGGTGTATTTCCCGGTCTATGTCAAAGAGGCCGGCCTGTCGGTGGGTGATCTGCACTTCAGCCAGGGCGACGGCGAAATTACCTTCTGTGGCGCCATCGAAATGGCCGGCTGGATTCATCTGCGCGTGAACCTGATCAAGGGTGGCATGCAGAAGTACGGCATCAAGAACCCGATCTTCAAACCGAGCAAGATGGCGCCGAAGTACGACGACTACCTGATCTTCGAAGGTATCTCGGTGGATGAAGACGGCAAGCAGCATTATCTGGATGTGCATGTTGCCTATCGCCAGGCGTGCCTGAATGCCATCGAATACCTGACCAAGTTCGGTTACACCCGCGCGCAGGCCTACTCACTGCTCGGTTGTGCGCCGGTACAGGGGCATATCAGCGGCGTGGTGGATGTGCCGAATGCCTGCGCCACCCTGTGGCTGCCCACCGACATTTTCGAGTTCGATGTGAAGCCGAATGCCGACGGCCCGGTGAAACACGTCAAGGGCGGCGTCGATCTGCCGCTGGCGCCGGACAAGAAATAA
- a CDS encoding DUF2214 family protein: MLIAALIAGLHYLGIMTLAATLLLELVTLRGQITREAIERLARTDLMYGMAAILVLATGLLRLTEAYGRGPAFYMHNGVFHLKVTLFVLVGIISIAPTMRFLRWRRTMLKDNTLPDAGAVAGTRKLVMAELHILFLIPFLAALMVRI, translated from the coding sequence ATGCTCATCGCAGCACTCATCGCCGGCCTGCACTACCTCGGCATCATGACACTCGCCGCGACGCTGCTGCTGGAGCTGGTCACCCTGCGCGGCCAGATCACCCGTGAAGCGATCGAACGGCTGGCGCGCACCGACCTGATGTACGGCATGGCGGCGATCCTGGTGCTGGCCACGGGCCTGCTGCGCCTGACCGAAGCCTATGGCCGTGGCCCGGCGTTCTATATGCACAATGGCGTGTTCCATCTGAAAGTCACCTTGTTCGTGCTGGTGGGGATCATCTCCATCGCGCCGACCATGCGCTTTCTGCGCTGGCGCCGAACCATGCTGAAGGACAACACGCTGCCGGATGCCGGCGCGGTGGCGGGGACGCGCAAACTCGTCATGGCCGAGCTGCATATCCTGTTTCTGATTCCGTTCCTGGCCGCGCTGATGGTCAGAATCTGA
- the urtE gene encoding urea ABC transporter ATP-binding subunit UrtE, translated as MLDISGLCVSYGESRIINDLNMRIGENEIVAIVGRNGMGKTTLMKSLVGMHPSSAGSIRLGGQDLAPLQSYQRVRAGIGFVPQGRMIFSTMTVRENIETGLSASGEKRIPEHLYELFPVLRDMRSRRGGNLSGGQQQQLAIARALAGKPKVLLLDEPTEGIQPSIIHELARTLRRIRDEHGLSIIVSEQVLSFVLDVADRVLVMEKGALVHEAERAAIDEQVIAGFLSV; from the coding sequence ATGCTTGATATCTCCGGGCTGTGCGTGAGTTATGGCGAAAGCCGCATCATCAACGACCTGAACATGCGCATTGGCGAGAACGAGATTGTTGCCATTGTGGGCCGCAACGGCATGGGCAAGACCACGCTGATGAAATCGCTGGTCGGCATGCACCCGTCCAGTGCCGGCAGTATCCGGCTTGGCGGGCAAGACCTGGCGCCGTTGCAGAGTTACCAGCGCGTGCGCGCCGGTATCGGCTTTGTGCCGCAGGGGCGGATGATCTTTTCCACCATGACGGTGCGCGAAAACATCGAGACCGGTCTGTCCGCCAGCGGCGAGAAACGCATTCCCGAGCACCTGTATGAGTTGTTTCCGGTGCTCAGGGACATGCGCAGCCGGCGCGGCGGCAACCTCTCCGGTGGCCAGCAACAGCAACTGGCGATCGCCCGCGCCCTGGCCGGCAAGCCGAAAGTGCTGTTGCTGGACGAACCCACCGAAGGCATCCAGCCGTCCATCATCCACGAACTCGCGCGCACGCTGCGTCGCATCCGGGATGAGCACGGCCTGTCCATCATTGTCTCCGAGCAGGTGCTCAGTTTTGTGCTCGACGTGGCGGACCGGGTGCTGGTGATGGAGAAAGGTGCGCTGGTGCACGAGGCCGAACGCGCGGCCATCGACGAACAGGTCATTGCCGGCTTCCTGTCGGTATGA
- a CDS encoding zinc ribbon domain-containing protein: MPLYDYKCPQHGLFHELVAMDNAGESHACPHCGTLAPRVLLVAPTLLDMSPVKRQAIERNERARHEPRHGNQVSEHEHGCCHHARHKPKVFYTAEGNKMFPSARPWMISH; this comes from the coding sequence ATGCCACTTTACGACTACAAGTGCCCGCAGCACGGCCTGTTCCATGAACTGGTGGCAATGGACAATGCCGGCGAAAGCCACGCCTGCCCACACTGCGGCACACTGGCACCGCGTGTGCTGCTGGTGGCGCCGACGTTGCTGGACATGTCGCCGGTCAAACGCCAGGCCATTGAGCGCAATGAACGGGCGCGGCACGAGCCACGCCACGGCAATCAGGTGTCGGAGCATGAACACGGCTGCTGCCACCATGCCCGCCACAAACCGAAAGTGTTCTACACCGCCGAAGGCAACAAGATGTTCCCCTCCGCGCGCCCCTGGATGATCAGTCACTGA
- the mpl gene encoding UDP-N-acetylmuramate:L-alanyl-gamma-D-glutamyl-meso-diaminopimelate ligase, translating to MHIHVLGICGTFMGSLAQLARAQGHRVTGSDQNVYPPMSDQLAAAGIEVLQGYDPAHLEPAPDLVVIGNAMSRGNPAVEYVLDRGLRYTSGPQWLADEVLQGRWVVGVAGTHGKTTTSSMVAWILEHAGLKPGFLIGGVPGNFGVSARLGEAPFFVVEADEYDTAFFDKRSKFVHYRPRTAILNNLEFDHADIFPDLAAIQTQFHHLLRTVPAAGRVILPDGVPALEQVLERGCWADVERFGPGAKAVNVELLAEDGSAFRVTPFGYPPVVVQWSLTGLHNVYNGVAALLAARHCGVTPVDGARALAAFQGVKRRMELVGSVRGVQVFDDFAHHPTAIATTLDGLRRRVGQDRIIAVIEPRSNTMRLGAHRARLPECVAAADQVIWYQPAGIDWSLQDVVAASPVPARTLDSIDAVIAQLVAEYGQGDAPAHIVVMSNGGFGGIHGKLVEALLNVGRTSDV from the coding sequence ATGCATATCCACGTGCTTGGTATCTGCGGCACCTTTATGGGCAGCCTGGCGCAACTGGCCCGCGCACAGGGCCACCGGGTCACCGGCTCGGACCAGAACGTGTACCCGCCGATGTCCGATCAGCTTGCTGCTGCGGGGATCGAGGTGCTGCAAGGGTATGACCCCGCGCACCTGGAACCGGCCCCGGATCTGGTGGTGATCGGCAACGCCATGAGCCGTGGCAACCCGGCGGTGGAATACGTGCTTGATCGCGGCCTGCGCTACACCTCCGGTCCGCAATGGCTGGCCGACGAAGTGTTGCAGGGCCGCTGGGTGGTGGGCGTTGCCGGCACCCACGGCAAGACCACCACCAGCAGCATGGTGGCCTGGATTCTCGAACACGCCGGGCTCAAGCCCGGTTTCCTGATCGGTGGTGTGCCCGGCAATTTCGGCGTCTCCGCGCGGCTGGGCGAGGCACCGTTCTTTGTTGTCGAGGCGGATGAATACGACACCGCGTTTTTCGACAAGCGCTCCAAGTTTGTTCATTACCGTCCGCGCACGGCCATCCTCAACAATCTCGAATTCGACCACGCCGATATTTTCCCTGATCTCGCCGCAATCCAGACCCAGTTTCATCATCTGCTGCGCACCGTGCCCGCCGCCGGGCGCGTGATTCTGCCGGACGGCGTGCCGGCGCTGGAGCAGGTGCTCGAACGCGGCTGCTGGGCGGATGTGGAACGCTTTGGTCCCGGCGCAAAAGCGGTGAATGTAGAGCTGCTGGCAGAAGACGGCTCCGCGTTTCGCGTGACGCCGTTCGGTTACCCGCCGGTGGTGGTGCAGTGGTCGCTGACCGGCCTGCACAACGTCTACAACGGCGTCGCGGCGTTGCTGGCGGCACGGCATTGCGGCGTGACACCGGTGGATGGCGCCCGCGCACTGGCGGCATTTCAGGGCGTGAAACGGCGCATGGAACTGGTCGGCAGCGTGCGCGGTGTGCAGGTGTTCGATGATTTTGCGCACCATCCCACGGCCATTGCCACCACGCTGGACGGCCTGCGCCGCCGTGTCGGCCAGGACAGGATCATCGCGGTGATCGAGCCACGCTCCAACACCATGCGCCTGGGCGCGCACCGTGCACGCCTGCCGGAATGTGTCGCGGCGGCGGACCAGGTGATCTGGTACCAGCCGGCGGGTATCGACTGGTCGCTACAGGATGTGGTGGCCGCCAGCCCCGTGCCGGCGCGCACGCTGGACAGCATTGATGCGGTCATCGCGCAACTGGTGGCAGAGTATGGCCAGGGGGATGCGCCGGCGCATATTGTTGTGATGAGTAACGGCGGGTTTGGTGGTATTCATGGAAAGCTGGTGGAGGCGTTGTTGAACGTGGGTCGGACGTCGGACGTCTGA
- the urtD gene encoding urea ABC transporter ATP-binding protein UrtD, producing the protein MSNAQDFILAVEGLTVSFDGFKAVDDLSFYVDPQEIRVIIGPNGAGKTTVLDLICGKTRATDGSIKFRGRELTRMSEHAIVHAGVGRKFQNPSVFEDLTVFENLEISYPRGRSVFGALLFRRDKAVLDAVHETAATVFLSDHLDQPAGLLSHGQKQWLEIGMLLIQDPELLMLDEPVAGMSVAERRQTAELLRTITRQRSVIVIEHDMQFVEDIAHRVTVMHQGRMLAEGSLEHVKNDPRVVEVYLGHRESREEAAHA; encoded by the coding sequence ATGAGCAATGCACAGGATTTTATTCTGGCGGTGGAAGGGCTGACGGTGTCGTTCGACGGTTTCAAGGCAGTGGATGACCTGTCGTTCTATGTCGACCCGCAGGAAATCCGCGTGATCATCGGCCCGAATGGTGCCGGCAAGACCACGGTGCTGGACCTGATCTGCGGCAAGACGCGCGCCACCGACGGCTCGATCAAGTTTCGCGGGCGGGAACTGACGCGCATGAGCGAGCACGCCATCGTGCACGCCGGTGTCGGGCGCAAGTTCCAGAATCCGTCGGTGTTTGAGGACCTGACGGTATTCGAGAACCTGGAGATTTCCTACCCGCGAGGCCGCTCTGTTTTCGGTGCGCTGCTGTTCCGTCGCGACAAGGCCGTGCTGGATGCCGTGCATGAAACCGCCGCCACGGTGTTTCTTTCCGATCATCTGGACCAGCCTGCGGGCCTGCTCAGCCATGGCCAGAAACAGTGGCTGGAGATCGGCATGTTGCTGATCCAGGACCCGGAGCTGCTGATGCTGGACGAGCCGGTGGCGGGCATGTCGGTGGCGGAGCGGCGGCAGACTGCCGAGCTGTTGCGCACCATTACCCGGCAACGTTCGGTGATCGTGATCGAGCATGACATGCAGTTCGTCGAGGACATTGCCCACCGCGTCACCGTGATGCACCAGGGCAGGATGCTGGCGGAGGGCTCGCTGGAGCATGTGAAGAATGACCCGCGCGTGGTGGAGGTCTATCTCGGCCACCGTGAGAGCCGCGAGGAGGCCGCTCATGCTTGA
- a CDS encoding flavin prenyltransferase UbiX has product MSHPHRVTLAFTGASGAQYGLRLLQCLLAANAEVFVILSKAARVVIGTETDLRLPAGTGAAESALREYVGVETGRLVVCGLEQWTAPVASGSGAPASMVVCPCSTGTLSAIACGASNNLIERAADVAIKEKRQLILVPREAPFSAIHLENMLKLARLGVTIMPAAPGFYHQPKSVDDLVDFIVARLLDHLGIPQTLLPRWGESPDD; this is encoded by the coding sequence ATGAGCCATCCGCATCGCGTTACCCTGGCCTTCACTGGCGCCTCCGGCGCGCAGTACGGGCTGCGCCTGCTGCAATGTCTGCTGGCAGCGAACGCGGAAGTGTTTGTGATCCTGTCAAAAGCAGCGCGGGTCGTGATCGGCACCGAAACCGACCTGCGCCTGCCGGCGGGCACCGGCGCGGCAGAATCCGCATTGCGGGAATACGTGGGTGTGGAAACGGGCCGGCTGGTGGTGTGCGGGCTGGAACAGTGGACCGCGCCGGTGGCCTCCGGCTCCGGTGCGCCGGCGTCGATGGTGGTGTGCCCCTGTTCCACCGGCACACTGTCGGCGATTGCCTGCGGCGCCAGCAACAACCTGATCGAGCGCGCGGCGGATGTCGCCATCAAGGAAAAACGGCAACTGATCCTGGTGCCGCGCGAGGCGCCGTTCTCCGCCATTCACCTGGAAAACATGCTCAAGCTGGCGCGCCTGGGTGTGACCATCATGCCGGCGGCGCCGGGTTTTTATCACCAGCCGAAAAGCGTTGATGACCTGGTGGATTTCATCGTTGCGCGGCTGCTCGACCACCTGGGTATCCCGCAGACGCTGTTACCGCGCTGGGGTGAATCGCCCGACGACTGA
- the urtA gene encoding urea ABC transporter substrate-binding protein, with amino-acid sequence MSITHNTPRRWGRWLAIPALALASTLSQAAVPPTSEVNTTGLAVTDTTVKVGILHSITGTMAISETGSVQAEKLAIEQINAAGGVLGRQIEYVQEDGASDWPTFAEKSRKLLINDKVAAVFGCWTSASRKAVLPIFEQYNGMLYYPTFYEGLEQSPNVIYTGQEATQQIIAGIDWVVREKGAKSFYLLGSDYIWPRTSNKIARAHIESLGLEVVGEDYYPLGHTQFNSVINRIRLKKPDVIYAIVVGGSNVAFYRQLQAAGFDLTRESPLLLTISVTEDEILGIGGQNIEGAYAAMKYFQSLDNPNNEAFVEAFKERWGDDIVIGDVTQAAYLGPWLWKAAVEKAGSFDIDKIREASPGIELTTAPEGYVRIHENHHLWSKTRVGRAMDNGQYEVVFETDELMEPDPFPDM; translated from the coding sequence ATGAGCATCACGCACAACACGCCGCGTCGTTGGGGGCGCTGGCTGGCAATACCGGCCCTGGCGCTGGCCAGCACACTGAGCCAGGCTGCCGTGCCACCGACCTCCGAGGTCAACACCACCGGGCTTGCCGTCACCGACACCACGGTAAAAGTGGGCATCCTGCATTCCATCACCGGCACCATGGCGATCAGCGAAACCGGGTCGGTGCAGGCAGAGAAGCTCGCCATCGAGCAGATCAACGCCGCCGGGGGGGTGCTTGGCCGGCAGATCGAATACGTCCAGGAAGACGGCGCCAGCGACTGGCCGACCTTTGCCGAGAAATCCCGCAAGCTGCTGATCAACGACAAGGTGGCGGCCGTGTTCGGCTGCTGGACCTCGGCCTCGCGCAAGGCAGTGCTGCCGATCTTCGAACAGTACAACGGCATGCTGTACTACCCGACCTTCTATGAAGGGCTGGAGCAGTCGCCGAACGTGATCTACACCGGCCAGGAAGCGACCCAGCAGATCATCGCCGGCATCGACTGGGTGGTGCGCGAGAAGGGTGCCAAGAGCTTCTACCTGCTCGGTTCGGACTATATCTGGCCGCGTACCTCGAACAAGATCGCCCGCGCGCACATCGAGAGCCTGGGCCTGGAAGTGGTGGGCGAGGATTACTATCCGCTCGGTCACACCCAGTTCAACTCCGTCATCAACCGCATTCGCCTGAAAAAACCGGACGTGATCTACGCCATCGTGGTGGGCGGCTCCAACGTGGCCTTCTACCGCCAGTTGCAGGCGGCCGGGTTTGACCTGACCCGGGAAAGCCCGCTGCTGCTCACCATCTCCGTGACCGAGGACGAAATCCTCGGCATTGGTGGCCAGAACATCGAAGGTGCCTACGCGGCGATGAAATATTTCCAGAGCCTGGACAACCCGAACAACGAGGCCTTCGTGGAAGCCTTCAAGGAGCGCTGGGGCGATGACATCGTGATCGGCGACGTCACCCAGGCCGCCTACCTTGGTCCCTGGCTGTGGAAAGCCGCTGTCGAAAAAGCCGGTTCGTTCGATATCGACAAGATTCGCGAAGCGTCACCGGGCATTGAGCTGACCACGGCACCGGAAGGGTATGTCCGCATTCATGAAAACCATCACCTCTGGTCGAAAACCCGCGTCGGCCGCGCCATGGACAACGGTCAGTACGAAGTGGTGTTCGAAACCGACGAACTGATGGAGCCGGACCCGTTCCCGGACATGTAA
- the urtC gene encoding urea ABC transporter permease subunit UrtC, whose amino-acid sequence MTALRNLFSGREVLYFLLLAVLLVVVLPLALDAFRLNLTGKYLTFAFVALGLVLCWGYGGVLSLGQGVFFGLGGYCMAMFLKLEASDMASTARQTTPGIPDFMDWNQVTELPWFWEPFHSLTFTIVAVLVVPALFAFVIGFAMFKRRVGGVYFAIITQAIATILTILIIGQQGYTGGANGMTDLRTLLGWDIRTDDAKQILYFLCVFLLLLCLVLAQLILRSKFGRILVAMRDREDRVRFSGYDVSGFKIFVFCLAGVFSAIGGAMFTLQVGFMSPSFVGIVPSIEMVIFCAVGGRLSLLGAVYGALIVNLAKTSFSESFPELWLYAMGALFIAVVLAFPNGLAGLYSRYLEPLLARGWASARSRGAAVTPAQEKIS is encoded by the coding sequence ATGACTGCATTGCGTAATCTGTTCTCCGGCCGCGAGGTGCTCTATTTCCTGCTGCTGGCGGTACTGCTGGTGGTGGTCCTGCCGCTGGCGCTGGATGCCTTCCGCCTGAACCTGACCGGCAAATACCTGACCTTCGCGTTCGTCGCCCTGGGGCTGGTGCTGTGCTGGGGCTACGGTGGCGTGCTCAGCCTGGGCCAGGGCGTGTTCTTCGGCCTGGGCGGCTACTGCATGGCGATGTTCCTGAAACTGGAAGCGTCGGACATGGCCAGCACCGCGCGCCAGACCACGCCGGGCATTCCGGATTTCATGGACTGGAACCAGGTCACCGAACTGCCGTGGTTCTGGGAGCCGTTCCACAGCCTGACGTTCACCATTGTGGCGGTGCTGGTGGTGCCGGCGCTGTTCGCCTTTGTGATCGGTTTTGCGATGTTCAAGCGCCGTGTCGGTGGTGTGTACTTCGCGATCATCACCCAGGCCATCGCCACCATTCTCACCATCCTGATCATCGGCCAGCAGGGCTATACCGGCGGCGCCAACGGCATGACGGACCTGCGCACACTGCTGGGCTGGGATATCCGCACGGACGACGCCAAACAGATCCTGTACTTCCTGTGTGTGTTCCTGCTGTTGCTGTGCCTGGTGCTGGCGCAACTGATCCTGCGCAGCAAGTTTGGCCGCATCCTGGTGGCCATGCGTGACCGGGAAGACCGTGTGCGGTTTTCCGGCTATGACGTGTCCGGTTTCAAGATTTTTGTGTTCTGCCTGGCCGGTGTCTTTTCGGCCATTGGCGGCGCGATGTTCACGCTCCAGGTCGGTTTCATGTCGCCGTCGTTTGTCGGCATCGTGCCGTCCATCGAGATGGTGATCTTCTGCGCCGTCGGCGGACGGCTGTCGCTGCTGGGTGCCGTGTATGGCGCGCTGATCGTCAACCTGGCCAAGACCAGTTTCTCGGAATCCTTCCCGGAGCTGTGGCTGTACGCCATGGGCGCGCTGTTTATCGCTGTAGTGCTGGCATTCCCGAATGGTCTGGCCGGCCTGTACAGCCGTTATCTGGAACCGCTGCTGGCCAGGGGCTGGGCGAGTGCGCGCAGCCGTGGTGCGGCCGTTACCCCCGCACAGGAGAAAATCTCATGA
- the urtB gene encoding urea ABC transporter permease subunit UrtB gives MFADYSAAELTSIFAMQGFAGLSLFSVFVLMALGLAIIFGQMGVINMAHGEFMILGAYVTWLTSGFFSSHLPGLFAVYFPVAILLAFVASALLGGAVEWLLIRHLYKRPLDTLLATWGLSLILQQAYRSIFGAREVGVRMPDWMMGSYAITDMIEVPINGLFVMGISLLTALGVYLLMYRSSWGRKVRAVVQNRPMAGAVGINTQQVDRVTFALGCGIAGIAGSAFTMIGSTGPTAGQLYIVDTFLVVVFGGAQSLLGTIASAFTISQAQSTMEFFLSGSMAKVYTLLVVVGILMVRPQGLFASRIRH, from the coding sequence ATGTTTGCAGACTATTCCGCCGCAGAACTGACATCGATTTTTGCGATGCAGGGTTTCGCCGGGTTATCGCTGTTTTCCGTATTCGTACTGATGGCTCTGGGGCTGGCCATCATCTTCGGCCAGATGGGCGTGATCAACATGGCCCATGGCGAATTCATGATTCTGGGTGCCTACGTGACCTGGCTGACGTCCGGGTTTTTCAGTAGCCATCTGCCGGGGTTGTTCGCGGTGTATTTTCCGGTGGCCATCCTGCTTGCCTTTGTCGCCTCGGCGTTGCTGGGCGGGGCGGTGGAATGGTTGCTGATCCGGCACCTGTACAAGCGGCCGCTGGACACGCTGCTGGCCACCTGGGGCCTGAGCCTGATCCTGCAACAGGCCTACCGCTCGATTTTCGGTGCGCGGGAAGTGGGCGTGCGCATGCCGGACTGGATGATGGGCTCCTACGCGATCACCGACATGATCGAAGTGCCGATCAACGGCCTGTTCGTAATGGGCATTTCACTGCTGACCGCGCTTGGTGTGTACCTGCTGATGTACCGCTCCTCCTGGGGACGCAAAGTGCGCGCGGTGGTGCAGAACCGGCCGATGGCGGGCGCCGTGGGCATCAACACACAGCAGGTGGACCGCGTCACCTTTGCGCTCGGCTGCGGCATCGCCGGCATCGCCGGCAGCGCCTTCACCATGATCGGTTCCACCGGGCCGACGGCGGGCCAGCTCTACATTGTCGACACCTTCCTGGTGGTGGTGTTCGGCGGTGCACAGAGCCTGCTGGGCACCATTGCCTCCGCGTTCACCATTTCGCAGGCGCAATCGACCATGGAATTTTTCCTCAGCGGGTCGATGGCCAAGGTGTACACGCTGCTGGTCGTGGTCGGCATCCTGATGGTGCGGCCGCAGGGGCTGTTTGCCAGCCGTATCAGGCATTGA
- a CDS encoding RBBP9/YdeN family alpha/beta hydrolase: protein MPLNHTHATQILIPGWHGSGPDHWQQHWWRSAAGSQLLEQDDWLTPRRRDWVKRLDDAVQGTPGPIVLVAHSLGCITVAHWAQHYRTDKVIGAMLVAPADVERPDAPPALHAFAPIPLDALPFPALLVGSENDRAASLQRARFLANAWQADFVNAGRVGHINVASGHHQWEAGRALWHDWISRRAIHPSAVTASAGYPGGRAAAQR from the coding sequence ATGCCACTGAACCATACGCACGCAACACAGATCCTGATTCCCGGCTGGCACGGTTCCGGCCCGGATCATTGGCAACAGCACTGGTGGCGCAGTGCTGCCGGCAGCCAACTGCTGGAACAGGATGACTGGCTCACCCCGCGACGCCGCGACTGGGTTAAACGGCTCGACGATGCCGTGCAGGGCACACCCGGACCGATCGTGCTGGTGGCCCATAGTCTCGGTTGCATCACGGTCGCGCACTGGGCGCAGCATTACCGCACCGATAAAGTGATTGGCGCCATGCTGGTAGCGCCCGCAGACGTGGAACGCCCGGACGCACCGCCTGCACTGCACGCCTTTGCGCCCATTCCACTGGATGCGCTGCCGTTCCCGGCGCTGCTGGTGGGGTCGGAAAATGACCGCGCTGCGTCACTGCAACGGGCGCGCTTTCTGGCGAATGCCTGGCAGGCGGATTTCGTCAATGCCGGCCGCGTGGGACATATCAATGTCGCGTCGGGGCATCATCAGTGGGAAGCCGGCCGCGCGCTGTGGCACGACTGGATCAGTCGTCGGGCGATTCACCCCAGCGCGGTAACAGCGTCTGCGGGATACCCAGGTGGTCGAGCAGCCGCGCAACGATGA